A single Chitinophagales bacterium DNA region contains:
- a CDS encoding S9 family peptidase: MNDTPTAAELIDERLIEQLIEADKGGRPVEDFFQNPEKAQFRISPDGKWIAWLAPWEKRMNIFVKEYSSDKIKRITSQKERDIPGYTWVNNNQLVYMMDDGGDENHHLFVTDKAGKSEKDLTPFEGVKVELIDDLEDRDEELIIGMNKNNPQLFEPYLINISTGKLKQLAENNNPELPIMGWLPDHNGEIRVALSMSDGVNSNILYRANTADDFHTIITTNFKETVQPLFFTFDNKALYALSNLGRDKTAVIKLNPDDGKEMEVLGENPDYDLDGLHYSEKRKVLTAISYTGEKRERIFLDNETKAIFSFLRKELGNYEIVIADSDKAEEKFIVRTYSDRSLGDYYLLDWPEKKLIHLSEVNPLLKEEEMAEMKPITYKSRDGLSIHGYLTLPKNTKAENLPVVINPHGGPWHRDVWGFNPEVQLLADRGYAVLQMNFRGSIGYGRKFWESSFKQWGMKMQDDISDGVQWLIDEGIADPERIAIYGGSYGGYATLAGIAFTPQLYTCAIDYVGVSNLFTFMETFPPYWKPYKEMMYEMVGNPNDETDKEMMHAASPVFHIDKIQCPLFVVQGAKDPRVNIEESNQIVKSLKEKNIEVPYLVKENEGHGFRNEENRFEFYRALCGFLKLYL; this comes from the coding sequence ATGAATGACACTCCCACAGCAGCAGAACTTATTGATGAAAGATTGATAGAACAGTTGATAGAAGCAGACAAAGGCGGAAGACCGGTCGAAGATTTCTTTCAAAACCCGGAAAAGGCTCAATTCAGGATTTCTCCCGATGGCAAATGGATTGCCTGGCTCGCACCCTGGGAAAAGCGCATGAATATTTTTGTGAAAGAATACAGCTCAGATAAAATCAAACGCATCACATCACAGAAAGAACGCGATATCCCGGGCTATACCTGGGTCAATAACAATCAGCTGGTTTATATGATGGACGATGGTGGCGATGAAAACCACCACCTTTTTGTAACAGACAAAGCAGGGAAAAGCGAAAAAGACCTCACTCCTTTTGAAGGGGTAAAAGTAGAATTGATCGATGATCTGGAAGATAGAGATGAAGAACTGATCATTGGCATGAACAAAAACAACCCGCAATTATTTGAGCCCTACTTGATCAATATCAGCACCGGTAAACTGAAACAACTGGCAGAGAACAACAATCCCGAATTGCCTATAATGGGCTGGCTGCCCGATCACAATGGAGAAATAAGGGTAGCGCTGAGTATGAGTGATGGCGTCAACAGCAATATTCTTTACAGAGCAAATACTGCCGATGATTTTCATACAATTATTACTACCAATTTTAAAGAAACAGTGCAACCGCTGTTTTTCACATTTGACAATAAAGCGCTTTATGCTTTGTCAAACCTGGGCAGAGACAAAACTGCCGTAATCAAACTGAATCCTGATGATGGAAAAGAAATGGAAGTACTGGGCGAAAATCCCGATTACGATTTAGACGGACTGCACTATTCCGAAAAGCGAAAAGTACTCACCGCTATTTCTTATACAGGAGAAAAACGTGAACGTATATTCTTAGACAATGAGACTAAAGCTATTTTTAGTTTTCTAAGAAAAGAACTGGGCAATTATGAAATTGTAATTGCAGATTCAGACAAGGCAGAGGAAAAATTTATCGTTCGCACATACAGCGACCGTTCACTTGGAGATTATTATCTACTTGACTGGCCGGAAAAAAAGCTCATACATCTTTCAGAAGTCAATCCGCTTTTGAAAGAAGAGGAAATGGCTGAAATGAAGCCAATAACTTATAAAAGCCGCGATGGTTTGAGCATTCACGGCTATCTTACTTTGCCCAAAAACACTAAAGCTGAAAACCTTCCTGTTGTGATCAATCCGCATGGCGGCCCCTGGCACAGAGATGTTTGGGGATTTAACCCGGAAGTGCAACTTTTGGCCGACCGAGGCTATGCAGTATTGCAGATGAATTTTAGAGGCTCAATCGGATATGGGCGAAAATTCTGGGAAAGCAGCTTTAAACAATGGGGCATGAAAATGCAGGATGATATCAGTGATGGTGTGCAGTGGCTGATTGATGAAGGCATTGCAGATCCCGAAAGAATTGCCATTTACGGAGGCAGTTATGGCGGTTATGCTACGCTGGCAGGAATTGCCTTTACGCCTCAACTTTATACCTGTGCCATTGATTATGTGGGCGTTTCAAATCTGTTCACATTTATGGAAACCTTTCCGCCCTACTGGAAACCCTACAAGGAAATGATGTATGAAATGGTGGGCAATCCCAATGACGAAACAGATAAGGAAATGATGCATGCTGCTTCGCCTGTTTTTCACATCGATAAAATACAATGTCCACTATTTGTGGTGCAAGGTGCAAAAGACCCGAGGGTAAATATTGAGGAATCCAATCAAATTGTAAAATCCCTAAAGGAAAAAAACATTGAAGTGCCTTACCTGGTGAAAGAAAATGAGGGGCATGGTTTTAGAAATGAAGAAAACCGCTTTGAATTCTACCGTGCACTTTGTGGATTTTTGAAATTGTATTTGTAG
- a CDS encoding DUF2442 domain-containing protein, whose product MKISVDYTKQDELVLKIVSAKYLADYVIRIQFNDGTEKIIDFKPFLKNAVHPSIKKYLDESVFAKFDIVDGNLNWNDYDLIFPIWDLYNNNILKDLD is encoded by the coding sequence ATGAAAATATCAGTTGATTACACAAAACAAGATGAATTGGTGCTGAAGATTGTATCGGCTAAGTATTTGGCTGATTATGTGATCCGCATTCAGTTCAATGATGGTACGGAAAAAATAATTGATTTCAAGCCTTTCTTAAAAAATGCAGTGCATCCTTCCATTAAGAAATACTTGGATGAATCGGTTTTTGCAAAATTTGATATAGTTGATGGAAATTTAAACTGGAATGATTATGATTTGATTTTTCCCATTTGGGATTTGTACAACAATAATATTCTGAAGGATTTAGATTAG
- a CDS encoding DUF4160 domain-containing protein, whose amino-acid sequence MPKIFEYLGVLIFFYSNEHDPIHVHARKGEFESKAEFYIVDGKIHEIKIKNVKGAKPLSGKDLKNFQIFLSKFADEVVKKWVDYFVYHKNVDFEKISKKLK is encoded by the coding sequence ATGCCTAAAATTTTTGAGTATTTAGGGGTTTTGATATTTTTTTATTCAAATGAACACGACCCTATTCATGTTCATGCTAGAAAAGGGGAGTTTGAAAGCAAAGCAGAGTTTTATATAGTGGATGGTAAAATTCATGAAATAAAAATTAAAAATGTAAAAGGAGCAAAACCATTATCAGGAAAAGACTTAAAGAATTTTCAAATCTTCTTGTCAAAATTTGCAGATGAGGTAGTAAAAAAGTGGGTAGATTATTTTGTTTACCATAAAAATGTAGATTTTGAAAAAATATCAAAAAAACTAAAATGA